DNA from Sulfitobacter albidus:
CGCCACCGCGCGGATCGTGATGGAGGGGCGCACGGCCAAGATCGGGCGCGTCTGCGTCGTGCGCGCGCTGCGGGGGCGCGGGCTGGGGGCCGATCTGATCCGGGCGGCGGTGGATCACGCGCGGGAGTTGGGTGCCGCCCGCATAATCCTCGGTGCGCAAGCGCACGCGGTTCCGTTCTACGCCAAGCTTGGCTTCACCCCCTTTGGCGATCCCTACGACGACG
Protein-coding regions in this window:
- a CDS encoding GNAT family N-acetyltransferase, producing the protein MAHDDETPVATARIVMEGRTAKIGRVCVVRALRGRGLGADLIRAAVDHARELGAARIILGAQAHAVPFYAKLGFTPFGDPYDDEGEAHQMMERAP